A single Arachnia propionica DNA region contains:
- a CDS encoding S8 family serine peptidase yields MIGVLALITPVATAFADETADPQNMSDLIKSAPKTEVSAETAKEILKKQGPVTVMVELKEDPVAVVKARNGGSLSESEEKQIQDNLGKAQEKVAAQVAVLGGTVENRLQSAYNGLRVTIDSGQLANVEAIDGVKSVQAIPEQERSNTKSVPYIGAPNVWQGAGGTGYTGKGVKIAIIDSGVDYTHATFGGEGTPDAFAEATAAADPTPYYGPRFKGGYDFAGDSYTGQNTPQPDANPIDCEKFGHGTHVAATAAGSGVTADGETYKGPYDSTTHNNEFRVGPGVAPEADLYALKVFGCEGHSSLTADAVDWAVKNHMDVINLSLGSPFGRATDPDAVAVSNAVAAGVVVVSAAGNAGSQPYLTSSPGTGAGVVSVAANDPMENHPAAQLAIDGKTIQTINVNGAKLPQSAKLHVLRTEDNKISTGCDRDEYASVPRGAIVVTRRGDCARVLRAMNAQRWGLAGAIMINDSDELPPYEGLITGNPETGEKWRVNVPLLGVKSSDTEAVVAAHDKEVTLTANEIPNRDYGKLADFSSAGPRSGDSAVRPNVTAPGVSILSAAVGSGSFGRVDSGTSMATPHVTGVAALAVQAHPEWSAQEIAASLVNTADPEKVGGYDPTLAGGLVDPVEAVGASVVAYGDSTDVNGTAVRDAGLSFGYAESSTTFEATRKVTLVNKGTETAQFTASSQPAEKSKKATISFSQEKITVPAGGSVDIDVKITVSASDVPSGVNSPNSPWFYEASGKLKFTGSGGKTLTMPYLLVPRSLSNVKAANTPTPKGTDVTFTNEGGAVGAYTAIYTWGLSDPADIPDGVDSGQDLASVGVASYGDEMLRTVNFALNSSSRFSNPAQLMYNVEIDNDNDGKADYRIISIDSGLVRAKEINGVAEVFVADLSDGKVYASGSMTLAPTDSSTVVLQVVASQVGIKGKFSYTAYATDLKNEAAIDTIEQWAQYDPTNKPFNDGQFFKVNPGESKTFNLERNDAAYTDQKTLGYMAVAFDNAQGVTEAITGELNKGTEPTASPSAGPTSTVTPTGTASPTGTATPTSTDPGTPGQPTRKTPVRPGLPRTGEGL; encoded by the coding sequence ATGATCGGGGTGTTGGCTCTCATCACCCCAGTGGCAACGGCTTTCGCCGACGAGACAGCGGACCCGCAGAACATGTCCGATCTGATCAAGTCGGCCCCCAAGACCGAGGTTTCCGCCGAAACCGCCAAGGAGATCCTCAAGAAGCAGGGTCCGGTCACGGTCATGGTGGAACTCAAGGAGGATCCCGTCGCGGTCGTCAAGGCGCGCAACGGGGGTTCCCTGAGTGAGAGCGAGGAAAAGCAGATACAGGACAATCTCGGCAAGGCCCAGGAGAAGGTGGCCGCGCAGGTGGCCGTTCTGGGCGGCACCGTCGAGAACCGCCTGCAATCCGCCTACAACGGCCTGCGGGTGACGATCGACAGCGGTCAGTTGGCCAACGTCGAGGCGATCGACGGGGTCAAGAGCGTGCAGGCCATCCCCGAGCAGGAGCGGAGCAACACCAAGAGCGTGCCCTACATCGGCGCCCCGAACGTCTGGCAGGGCGCGGGCGGCACCGGCTACACCGGAAAGGGCGTCAAGATCGCCATCATCGACAGCGGGGTCGACTACACCCACGCCACCTTCGGTGGGGAAGGCACCCCGGATGCGTTCGCCGAGGCCACCGCGGCGGCGGATCCGACCCCCTACTACGGCCCCCGGTTCAAGGGCGGATACGACTTCGCGGGCGACTCCTACACCGGGCAGAACACTCCGCAGCCGGACGCCAACCCCATCGACTGCGAGAAGTTCGGGCACGGAACCCACGTGGCAGCCACCGCCGCCGGATCAGGCGTGACCGCTGACGGCGAGACTTACAAGGGTCCCTATGACTCCACCACCCACAACAACGAGTTCCGGGTCGGTCCCGGCGTGGCTCCCGAAGCCGATCTGTACGCGTTGAAGGTTTTCGGGTGCGAGGGACACAGCAGCCTCACCGCTGATGCCGTCGACTGGGCCGTCAAGAACCACATGGACGTGATCAACCTCTCGCTCGGTTCGCCGTTCGGCAGGGCCACCGACCCCGATGCCGTCGCCGTTTCCAACGCGGTGGCCGCCGGCGTCGTGGTGGTCTCCGCCGCGGGCAACGCCGGTTCGCAGCCCTACCTGACGTCCTCTCCAGGCACCGGCGCAGGGGTGGTCTCCGTCGCCGCAAACGATCCCATGGAGAACCACCCGGCCGCACAGCTCGCCATCGACGGCAAGACGATCCAGACCATCAACGTCAACGGCGCCAAACTTCCCCAGAGCGCGAAGCTCCACGTCCTCAGAACCGAGGACAACAAGATCTCGACCGGCTGCGATCGCGACGAGTACGCCAGCGTTCCGCGCGGGGCCATCGTGGTCACCAGGCGTGGCGACTGCGCCCGTGTGTTGCGCGCCATGAACGCCCAGCGCTGGGGTCTGGCGGGAGCCATCATGATCAACGACAGCGACGAGCTGCCACCCTACGAGGGCCTGATCACCGGCAATCCCGAAACCGGTGAGAAGTGGCGGGTCAACGTTCCGCTGCTCGGGGTGAAATCCTCCGACACCGAAGCCGTCGTCGCCGCCCACGACAAGGAGGTCACCCTGACCGCCAACGAAATCCCCAACAGGGACTACGGCAAACTCGCGGATTTCAGCTCCGCGGGTCCGCGCAGCGGTGACTCGGCTGTGCGCCCGAACGTGACCGCCCCCGGCGTCTCGATCCTGTCGGCGGCCGTCGGTTCCGGAAGCTTCGGTCGCGTCGACTCGGGTACCTCCATGGCCACCCCGCACGTCACCGGCGTCGCCGCTCTCGCCGTCCAGGCCCACCCGGAGTGGAGCGCCCAGGAGATCGCGGCCTCGCTGGTCAACACCGCCGATCCCGAGAAGGTCGGTGGATACGATCCCACCCTCGCGGGAGGCCTGGTTGACCCCGTCGAGGCGGTCGGTGCCTCCGTCGTCGCCTACGGTGACTCCACGGACGTGAACGGCACCGCGGTGCGTGACGCGGGGCTCAGCTTCGGGTACGCGGAGTCGTCCACCACCTTCGAGGCCACCCGCAAGGTCACTCTCGTCAACAAGGGAACCGAGACAGCGCAGTTCACCGCCAGTTCACAACCGGCCGAGAAATCGAAGAAGGCCACCATCTCCTTCAGCCAGGAGAAGATCACGGTTCCGGCTGGTGGCAGCGTGGACATCGACGTCAAGATCACCGTGTCGGCCTCCGACGTGCCCAGCGGAGTCAACAGCCCGAACTCGCCGTGGTTCTACGAGGCCTCCGGCAAGCTGAAGTTCACCGGGTCCGGTGGCAAGACCCTGACCATGCCCTACCTGCTGGTTCCGCGTTCCCTGTCCAACGTGAAGGCGGCCAACACGCCCACGCCCAAGGGAACCGACGTCACCTTCACCAACGAGGGCGGCGCGGTCGGTGCCTACACCGCGATTTACACGTGGGGACTGAGCGATCCTGCCGACATCCCGGACGGGGTCGACAGCGGCCAGGACCTGGCCAGCGTCGGGGTGGCGAGCTACGGCGACGAGATGCTCAGGACCGTGAACTTCGCGTTGAACTCCAGCTCCCGGTTCTCCAACCCAGCCCAGCTCATGTACAACGTCGAAATTGACAACGACAATGACGGCAAGGCCGACTACCGGATCATCAGCATCGACTCCGGGCTGGTGCGCGCGAAGGAGATCAACGGTGTCGCCGAGGTGTTCGTGGCGGATCTCTCCGACGGAAAGGTCTACGCCTCCGGTTCTATGACCCTCGCCCCGACGGACTCCAGCACCGTGGTGCTGCAGGTGGTCGCCAGCCAGGTCGGCATCAAGGGCAAGTTCAGCTACACCGCCTACGCCACCGACCTCAAGAACGAGGCGGCTATCGACACCATCGAACAGTGGGCGCAGTACGATCCGACGAACAAGCCCTTCAACGACGGCCAGTTCTTCAAGGTCAACCCGGGCGAGTCGAAGACCTTCAATCTCGAACGCAACGACGCCGCCTACACCGACCAGAAGACGCTCGGATACATGGCTGTGGCCTTCGACAACGCCCAGGGCGTCACGGAGGCCATCACAGGGGAGCTGAACAAGGGCACCGAACCCACGGCCTCCCCGTCCGCCGGACCGACCAGCACCGTGACGCCGACCGGAACCGCGTCCCCGACCGGAACCGCGACGCCGACGAGCACGGATCCGGGCACGCCGGGCCAGCCCACCAGAAAGACGCCGGTCAGACCCGGTCTTCCCAGGACGGGTGAAGGTCTCTGA
- the thiE gene encoding thiamine phosphate synthase, which produces MRIDWRLYYVTDPDLSGGRGRVAHTVEQAVLGGATVVQFRDKNADDNTFRKGVLACQEAIESAVAKGAAGAELFVNDRLGIAVELGTHLHIGQSDGDPAVVREALGPDRLLGVSVSSRAELDAIAAIGCADVVGLSPVWSTSTKTDTAPALGLEGVRELLAARPAGLPAVAIGGINATNAAEVIATGVDGICVVSAIAAATRPREAAARLKELWEKP; this is translated from the coding sequence ATGCGGATCGACTGGCGGCTCTACTACGTCACCGACCCGGACCTGTCCGGCGGCCGCGGCCGCGTGGCCCACACCGTGGAACAGGCCGTGCTGGGCGGGGCCACGGTGGTCCAGTTCCGCGACAAGAACGCCGACGACAACACCTTCCGGAAAGGCGTGCTCGCCTGCCAGGAGGCCATCGAATCCGCCGTGGCCAAGGGTGCGGCCGGAGCGGAGCTGTTCGTCAACGACCGCCTGGGGATCGCGGTGGAGCTGGGCACCCACCTGCACATCGGGCAGTCCGACGGCGACCCCGCGGTGGTCCGCGAGGCTCTCGGTCCGGACCGGTTGCTGGGGGTCTCCGTCAGCTCCCGGGCCGAGCTGGACGCCATCGCTGCCATCGGGTGTGCCGACGTTGTCGGGCTGTCCCCGGTGTGGAGCACCAGCACCAAGACCGACACCGCCCCGGCGCTGGGCCTGGAAGGGGTCCGGGAACTGCTCGCCGCCCGGCCAGCGGGCCTGCCCGCGGTGGCCATCGGGGGAATCAACGCCACCAACGCCGCCGAAGTCATCGCGACCGGGGTAGACGGTATCTGCGTGGTATCCGCGATCGCGGCGGCCACCCGTCCCCGCGAGGCCGCAGCGCGGCTGAAAGAACTCTGGGAGAAACCATGA
- the thiM gene encoding hydroxyethylthiazole kinase, whose translation MNVASVLAQLRATTPLVHCLTNTVVPQITANVLLAAGAAPAMIDLPEEAELFAGIASAVLINVGNGSSEQHAAQRAAASAAHGAGTPWVLDPVAVGALPVRTALARELLALSPAAIRGNASEILGLAGAGAGGRGVDSIDPVEAAVEAARGLADKHNTVVAISGEVDVVISTSRTTRIHGGDPLMPLVIGTGCSLGALVAATLGATREHPCPHDAVVAAHSLFAAAGIVAGRDAKGPASFEIAWRDALYALTPDEVASLVAVEEA comes from the coding sequence ATGAACGTCGCGTCCGTCCTTGCCCAACTCCGCGCCACGACCCCGCTGGTCCATTGCCTGACCAACACCGTGGTGCCGCAGATCACCGCCAACGTCCTGCTGGCCGCCGGCGCCGCGCCCGCGATGATCGACCTCCCGGAGGAGGCGGAGCTCTTCGCCGGGATCGCATCGGCGGTGCTGATCAACGTCGGCAACGGCTCCTCGGAGCAGCACGCGGCGCAGCGTGCTGCCGCGAGCGCCGCCCACGGGGCCGGCACTCCCTGGGTGCTTGATCCGGTCGCGGTCGGTGCACTGCCGGTACGGACCGCCCTGGCCCGAGAACTGCTGGCTCTGTCGCCTGCCGCAATCCGGGGCAACGCGTCCGAGATCCTGGGCCTGGCGGGCGCCGGCGCCGGAGGGCGGGGCGTGGACTCAATCGACCCCGTCGAGGCCGCGGTGGAGGCGGCACGGGGCCTGGCCGACAAGCACAACACCGTCGTGGCGATCTCCGGAGAGGTCGACGTGGTGATCAGCACGTCGCGAACCACGCGCATCCACGGCGGCGACCCGCTGATGCCGCTGGTGATCGGCACGGGCTGCTCGCTCGGCGCACTGGTCGCGGCGACACTCGGCGCCACCCGGGAACACCCCTGCCCACACGACGCGGTCGTCGCCGCCCACTCCCTGTTCGCGGCCGCTGGCATCGTGGCGGGCCGCGACGCGAAGGGCCCGGCCAGTTTCGAGATCGCCTGGCGCGACGCCCTGTACGCGCTGACCCCCGACGAGGTCGCCTCCCTGGTCGCTGTCGAGGAGGCCTGA
- a CDS encoding TenA family protein — MTWRTREFSASAWEHIAGIRERIEQLPLLTQLADGTLEPRRFVEYIVQDDFYLRGYSRALALLAARAPHAKARSFWAQSAGEAVAAEKLMHDALLNDPLLRSAPHAAAPSPTTRGYVNFIQTAVAYDPYPVGVAAVLPCYWVYAQVGLDLAERAGAVENHPYGTWVAAYADPAFQETTAVAIELLDEAAEATDDATRTVMLDTFADATRYEELFWERSHCLEAWTL, encoded by the coding sequence ATGACCTGGCGCACACGGGAGTTCAGCGCTTCGGCCTGGGAACACATCGCCGGGATCCGCGAACGCATCGAACAGCTGCCGCTGCTGACCCAGCTGGCCGACGGCACCCTGGAGCCGCGCCGCTTCGTCGAGTACATCGTCCAGGACGACTTCTACCTGCGCGGCTACTCCCGGGCCCTGGCGCTGCTGGCCGCCCGGGCCCCGCACGCCAAGGCCCGGTCCTTCTGGGCACAGAGCGCCGGAGAGGCCGTCGCAGCCGAAAAGCTGATGCACGATGCCCTCCTGAACGACCCCCTGCTGCGTTCCGCCCCGCACGCGGCAGCTCCCTCCCCCACCACCCGCGGCTATGTGAACTTCATCCAGACCGCGGTCGCCTACGATCCCTACCCGGTGGGGGTGGCGGCGGTGCTGCCCTGCTACTGGGTCTACGCACAGGTGGGCCTGGACCTGGCCGAACGGGCCGGGGCGGTGGAGAACCATCCCTACGGAACCTGGGTGGCGGCCTACGCAGATCCGGCCTTCCAGGAAACCACCGCGGTGGCCATCGAGCTGCTCGACGAGGCGGCCGAGGCCACCGACGACGCGACGAGAACGGTCATGCTCGACACCTTCGCCGACGCCACCCGCTACGAGGAACTGTTCTGGGAACGCAGCCACTGCCTGGAGGCCTGGACCCTGTAG
- the thiD gene encoding bifunctional hydroxymethylpyrimidine kinase/phosphomethylpyrimidine kinase codes for MTPRTALSIAGSDPSGGAGIQADLKTFAALGVHGMAALAGLTVQNTQGVRAASPIDPGFVVAQVEAVLDDIEVHATKLGMLTNARIAEAVADLIAARRADFGFLVLDPVMVATSGDRLLADEAVEVVRTRLLPLADLITPNVPETAVLAGSSPAGNSSELQAQAERIVTTGARAVLAKGGHLTGEELTDLLVTPNGTARFTGARVNTRNTHGTGCTLSSAIAATAARAGIAPGGTVPEHVVAEARDFLHRAILAGADWQLSRSPGTGHGPVNHLINLKGAQA; via the coding sequence ATGACACCGAGAACTGCACTTTCCATAGCGGGCTCCGACCCGAGCGGTGGCGCCGGGATCCAGGCCGACCTGAAGACCTTCGCGGCCCTCGGGGTGCACGGCATGGCCGCGCTGGCGGGCCTGACGGTTCAAAACACCCAGGGGGTGCGGGCCGCGTCCCCCATCGACCCGGGATTCGTCGTCGCGCAGGTGGAGGCGGTCCTCGACGACATCGAGGTGCACGCCACCAAGCTCGGGATGCTCACGAACGCGAGGATCGCGGAGGCGGTGGCGGACCTGATCGCCGCGCGCCGGGCGGACTTCGGTTTCCTGGTCCTCGATCCCGTGATGGTGGCGACCTCGGGCGACAGGCTCCTGGCCGACGAAGCAGTCGAGGTGGTTCGCACCCGATTGTTGCCGCTGGCCGACCTGATCACCCCGAACGTCCCGGAGACCGCGGTGCTGGCCGGTTCCTCACCTGCGGGTAACAGCTCCGAGCTCCAGGCGCAGGCGGAGCGCATCGTCACGACGGGCGCCCGTGCGGTCCTGGCAAAGGGCGGTCACCTGACCGGCGAGGAGCTGACCGATCTCCTGGTCACGCCGAACGGAACCGCACGGTTCACCGGCGCTCGCGTGAACACCCGCAATACCCATGGCACCGGATGCACCCTCAGTTCCGCGATCGCCGCCACCGCGGCACGCGCCGGAATTGCGCCAGGCGGCACCGTCCCGGAACACGTGGTTGCGGAGGCCCGTGATTTCCTGCACCGCGCCATCCTTGCGGGGGCCGATTGGCAACTCAGTCGCTCCCCCGGGACCGGACACGGCCCGGTGAACCACCTGATCAACCTGAAAGGAGCACAGGCATGA
- the ppdK gene encoding pyruvate, phosphate dikinase produces MSEKRYIYDLSEGDATMRNLLGGKGAGVAEMARVGVPVPDAFTVTTTACVETMNRGGEWPDGLADEINAGLTRLEERTGRKLGGSENPLLVSVRSGAVFSMPGMMDTILNLGVSDESVAAIAEESGNERFAWDCYRRFIQMYGEVVEGVPAYAYEDALTELKRKRGVELDTDLGPADLKELVATFKEISNEHLGGEWTSDPVEQLHRAVNAVFRSWQNPRAEVYRRANNIPSDLGTAVNVMQMVFGNRGDDSATGVCFTRNPSTGAKELYGEFLVNAQGEDVVAGIRTPRPLAEMREVLPEAYDELIDTMHRMESHYRDMQDMEFTVENGKLFLLQTRNGKRTAAAALKVASDLVDEGVITKEEALLRIEPDQLDQLLHPAIDPSHGEKPIAKGLPASPGAAVGEVVFDADTAAERGGRGEAVVLVRYETTPDDIHGVIVAQGVLTAHGGMTSHAAVVARGMGKPCVAGASGIHIDAKGRTLTVGDRVIKEGEVITLDGSTGDVFGQEIKLIPPRINEDFQRVVTWADEVRELGVRANADNFEDASKARELGAEGIGLCRTEHMFMAADRLPAVRRMILAETHEARADALEKILPMQQADFEGIFTAMKGLPVTVRLLDPPLHEFLPNLVEQSLLVQRLELTGGDASELGAARATLAQVKRLHELNPMLGTRGCRLAMLYPEIPAMQTRAIIRAALAVLEREGETIGVEIMIPLVALSKELEIQREIVEKTVAEELKAAGKELDVTVGTMIELPRAALVADQIAEYADFFSFGTNDLTQTGIGISRDDAENGFLTQYVTSKVLERNPFESIDVAGVGQLVDIGVAKGRSIKPNLKTGVCGEHGGDPDSVEFFQSVGLDYVSCSPYRVPIARFAAAKAVLKQRED; encoded by the coding sequence ATGAGCGAGAAACGCTACATCTACGACCTCTCGGAAGGTGACGCGACCATGCGTAACCTACTCGGGGGAAAGGGGGCGGGCGTCGCTGAGATGGCCCGGGTCGGGGTCCCTGTCCCCGACGCCTTCACCGTCACCACGACGGCCTGCGTGGAAACCATGAACCGGGGCGGCGAATGGCCCGACGGTCTGGCGGACGAGATCAACGCAGGCCTGACCCGGCTGGAGGAACGCACGGGACGCAAACTCGGTGGTTCCGAGAATCCGCTGCTGGTTTCGGTGCGCTCCGGCGCAGTGTTTTCCATGCCCGGCATGATGGACACCATCCTCAACCTCGGTGTCTCCGACGAGTCCGTGGCGGCCATCGCCGAGGAATCCGGAAACGAACGTTTCGCGTGGGACTGCTACCGCCGTTTCATTCAGATGTACGGCGAGGTGGTCGAGGGCGTCCCGGCCTACGCTTACGAGGACGCGCTGACCGAACTGAAGCGCAAGCGCGGCGTCGAGCTCGACACCGACCTGGGACCTGCGGACCTGAAGGAGCTGGTGGCCACCTTCAAGGAGATCAGCAACGAGCACCTGGGTGGCGAGTGGACCTCCGACCCGGTCGAACAGCTCCACCGGGCCGTGAACGCGGTGTTCCGTTCCTGGCAGAACCCCCGCGCCGAGGTGTACCGCCGCGCCAACAACATTCCCTCCGACCTCGGCACCGCCGTCAACGTCATGCAGATGGTCTTCGGCAACCGCGGTGATGACTCCGCCACCGGCGTGTGCTTCACCCGCAACCCGTCGACGGGCGCCAAGGAACTCTACGGCGAGTTCCTCGTCAACGCCCAGGGCGAGGACGTGGTGGCTGGCATTCGCACCCCGCGGCCGCTCGCGGAGATGCGTGAAGTGCTGCCCGAGGCCTACGACGAGCTCATCGACACGATGCACCGCATGGAGTCCCACTACCGTGACATGCAGGACATGGAGTTCACCGTCGAGAACGGCAAGCTGTTCCTGCTGCAGACCCGCAACGGCAAACGCACCGCGGCCGCCGCGCTGAAGGTGGCCTCCGATCTGGTGGACGAGGGGGTCATCACCAAGGAGGAGGCGCTGCTGCGCATTGAACCGGACCAGCTGGATCAGCTGCTGCATCCCGCCATCGACCCGTCACACGGCGAGAAACCCATCGCCAAGGGCCTTCCCGCATCCCCGGGGGCCGCGGTCGGCGAGGTGGTCTTCGATGCCGACACCGCCGCGGAGCGCGGCGGGCGTGGCGAAGCGGTGGTGCTGGTGCGCTACGAAACCACCCCCGACGACATCCACGGCGTGATCGTCGCCCAGGGCGTGCTCACCGCCCACGGCGGCATGACCTCCCACGCGGCCGTGGTGGCGCGCGGTATGGGCAAGCCCTGCGTCGCGGGCGCCTCCGGCATCCACATCGACGCCAAGGGCCGCACCCTCACCGTCGGGGACCGGGTCATCAAGGAGGGCGAGGTCATCACCCTCGACGGCTCCACGGGCGACGTGTTCGGGCAGGAGATCAAACTGATCCCGCCGCGCATCAACGAGGACTTCCAGCGCGTGGTCACGTGGGCCGATGAGGTTCGCGAACTCGGGGTGCGCGCGAACGCCGACAACTTCGAGGACGCATCCAAGGCCCGCGAACTGGGCGCCGAGGGCATCGGGCTGTGCCGCACCGAACACATGTTCATGGCCGCCGACCGGCTTCCCGCGGTTCGTCGCATGATCCTGGCGGAGACCCACGAGGCCCGCGCGGATGCGCTCGAGAAGATCCTGCCGATGCAGCAGGCCGACTTCGAGGGCATCTTCACCGCGATGAAGGGGCTTCCCGTCACCGTCCGGCTCCTCGACCCGCCGCTGCACGAGTTCCTGCCGAACCTGGTGGAGCAGTCGCTGCTGGTGCAGCGTCTCGAATTGACGGGCGGCGACGCCTCCGAGCTGGGGGCCGCCCGCGCCACCCTCGCCCAGGTCAAGCGCCTCCACGAGCTCAACCCGATGCTCGGCACCCGTGGCTGCCGCCTGGCGATGCTCTACCCGGAGATCCCGGCCATGCAGACCCGAGCCATCATCCGGGCCGCCCTGGCGGTGCTGGAACGCGAGGGCGAGACGATCGGCGTGGAGATCATGATCCCCCTGGTGGCCCTGTCGAAGGAACTGGAGATCCAGCGCGAGATCGTGGAGAAGACGGTCGCCGAGGAGCTGAAGGCCGCCGGCAAGGAGCTGGATGTGACGGTCGGTACCATGATCGAGCTGCCGCGGGCCGCCCTGGTGGCGGACCAGATTGCCGAGTACGCCGACTTCTTCAGCTTCGGCACCAACGACCTCACCCAAACCGGCATCGGCATCAGCCGCGACGACGCCGAGAACGGCTTCCTCACCCAGTACGTCACGAGCAAGGTACTGGAACGCAACCCGTTCGAGTCCATCGACGTTGCCGGCGTTGGCCAGCTGGTCGACATCGGTGTCGCGAAGGGACGCTCCATCAAACCGAACCTGAAGACCGGCGTCTGCGGTGAGCACGGCGGCGACCCGGACTCGGTGGAGTTCTTCCAGTCCGTCGGCCTGGACTACGTCTCCTGCTCCCCGTACCGGGTGCCCATCGCCCGTTTCGCGGCCGCCAAGGCGGTGCTGAAGCAGCGCGAGGACTGA
- a CDS encoding DUF2397 domain-containing protein: protein MTEALEGDLSPWSLLTTPGEIRAASYLVGSHARQYRLIVDVLADRQEVSLTGVGHDELAELIRARLPQGTVAELVEDLNLSDRLASLVSWGTCEAWQDRATTEEEFLRNRYRYQLTEAGAALNQAVRAIEEDLGAGSTAVLLAPAVLADRLRAALDALAGERIDDASREFSVVETTLDAMAREANQWQSRMAAALGGVPDQARITRLLETILAYIDAWGAGVDAWSGRITACLPDLKAIGPDIWRALTLQRLGAEINPETVTRATTHLAGIVAVLERWFSGELPQATRLRRQMRDAVTPVLRGHRALMAVGGTVSRAAELSRLADAVAGAEDDAEAWRVFASGTGLYSARHLAMETPEVPGTPSVWEAPPAPVSKRLRSQGRRSLSGRAPRVVDRSRARELARAAAAHDQAALREAEHRLVSRSGTHLSDWAVLTAEETRLFLDLLTSARESDGTGTTADGRCTMKLTPVHPPRSAVCRTEEGRLVLADALVEFTA from the coding sequence GTGACCGAAGCGCTAGAAGGGGATCTGTCGCCCTGGAGCCTGCTCACGACCCCCGGGGAGATCCGCGCCGCCAGCTACCTCGTCGGTTCCCACGCCCGCCAGTACCGGCTCATCGTGGACGTGTTGGCAGACCGGCAGGAGGTGTCGCTGACGGGAGTGGGCCACGACGAACTGGCCGAATTGATCCGCGCGCGGCTGCCGCAGGGGACGGTGGCCGAGCTGGTCGAGGACCTCAACCTCTCCGACCGTCTCGCGTCGCTGGTCTCCTGGGGAACCTGCGAGGCCTGGCAGGACCGGGCCACCACGGAGGAAGAGTTCCTCCGGAACCGCTACCGCTACCAGCTCACCGAGGCCGGAGCGGCCCTCAACCAAGCCGTCAGGGCCATCGAGGAGGACCTGGGGGCGGGTTCCACGGCGGTGCTGCTGGCCCCGGCGGTGCTGGCCGACCGGCTCCGGGCCGCCCTGGACGCCCTGGCGGGGGAACGTATCGATGACGCCTCCCGGGAGTTTTCCGTGGTCGAAACCACCCTGGACGCCATGGCGCGGGAGGCCAACCAGTGGCAGTCGCGGATGGCCGCTGCGCTCGGTGGGGTTCCCGACCAGGCGCGCATCACGCGCCTGTTGGAAACCATCCTCGCCTACATCGATGCCTGGGGTGCCGGGGTGGACGCCTGGTCCGGTCGCATCACGGCCTGCCTACCGGACCTGAAGGCCATCGGCCCCGATATCTGGCGGGCCCTGACCCTCCAACGCCTCGGCGCCGAGATCAACCCGGAGACGGTGACCCGCGCGACCACCCACCTGGCGGGCATCGTCGCAGTCCTGGAACGCTGGTTCAGCGGCGAACTGCCGCAGGCCACCCGGCTTCGCCGCCAGATGCGTGACGCCGTCACCCCGGTGCTCCGTGGGCACCGGGCGCTGATGGCGGTCGGGGGCACCGTCTCCCGGGCCGCGGAACTGTCCCGGCTGGCCGACGCGGTCGCCGGGGCCGAGGACGACGCGGAGGCCTGGCGGGTCTTCGCATCCGGCACGGGGCTCTACTCCGCCAGGCACCTGGCCATGGAGACCCCAGAGGTGCCCGGTACCCCGAGCGTGTGGGAGGCACCCCCCGCCCCGGTGTCGAAACGGCTGCGCTCCCAGGGCCGGCGTTCCCTGTCCGGCCGGGCCCCCCGCGTGGTGGACCGGTCGAGGGCCAGGGAACTGGCCCGCGCTGCCGCCGCCCACGACCAGGCCGCGCTGCGGGAGGCCGAACACCGCCTGGTCTCCCGTTCCGGCACACACCTCAGTGACTGGGCCGTCCTGACCGCGGAGGAAACCCGGCTCTTCCTGGACCTGCTCACCTCGGCCCGGGAATCGGACGGGACGGGCACCACCGCCGACGGCAGATGCACCATGAAACTGACCCCCGTCCACCCTCCCCGGTCCGCCGTCTGCCGGACCGAGGAAGGGCGACTGGTGCTGGCCGACGCCCTGGTGGAGTTCACCGCGTGA